Proteins from one Plasmodium gaboni strain SY75 chromosome 4, whole genome shotgun sequence genomic window:
- a CDS encoding apical sushi protein, producing the protein MKIIYHVLIFLLHYNIIIKAKENKNDNFLNGINKLQNIWRNTTLGELDLKKANMENAEGIIEKFNDSKKNDISRHPHFRSKLSFLEHKNHKDMGIVTNHQHKIKDHKNDEHISQEIIDMKPQLASQEMWRKGENFYMHGATNTNEQNDDEDFFESFHNNHNSNIKINSPCFDLQEKEICSNNKECFYDDTYKACFQNCKLLNEKNCSLYSECKHTFNGCENEGYLNIEVFGSNLGGDVRACELFESEGSCYLMEQLFKKLSQDKKETNFNCVWLSYKHELKSYNDEKEPKTINDNIGTFENKNKNKYIYMNNVENLHTNHHLENPYHEDIKHNKHNHFNYHVLSSSVPRQIVKNEKFLSLLQLNLKGKKKEKNNKKKKNDEDEEDDDDMDDADDDLDIEAKNNEFNDEEGAENSKDLKNNNIDENEEDASDDEDYLFNNELKNKKINNNNNNNKKKNKQNTHKKNNKIKNEFHDDNNELSEENLINDDEKKNKKIKNKDINETDNISENNEIEISSTDLTEQYEDKYNYDKKNNINTNNNFNNINTFGINKDILHNNKHINHSSHIHNEEKDILKHNFYGRDKNGTYEIIKVETHICANLNEKPNPSTLLEGALIAENEAELQKLKKKYKVTDNEICARPTNSSYVSLIPDKKYYLLGEKIEFKCQEGYKIIGTTNIGVCTGRNIISPNITCESLTNFDDIEKDNIQKMNNIINSASKYTLYNIIIIVFIIINLFFCT; encoded by the exons gCTAATATGGAAAATGCAGAAGGaataatagaaaaattCAATGACTCAAAAAAAAACGATATAAGTCGTCATCCTCATTTTAGATCAA AGCTTTCATTCTTAGAACATAAAAATCATAAAGATATGGGAATAGTAACAAATCATcaacataaaataaaagatcATAAAAACGATGAACATATTTCTCAAGAAATTATTGACATGAAACCTCAATTAGCTAGCCAAGAAATGTGGAGAAAAGGAGAAAACTTTTACATGCATGGAGCTACAAATACaaatgaacaaaatgatgatgaagatTTTTTTGAATCATTTCATAACAATCATAATAgcaatataaaaattaatagTCCTTGTTTCGATTTACAAGAGAAAGAAATATGttctaataataaagaatgTTTTTATGATGATACATATAAAGCATGCTTTCAAAATTGTAAACTTctaaatgaaaaaaattgttCCTTATATTCAGAATGTAAACATACTTTTAATGGATGTGAAAATGAAG GATACCTAAATATCGAAGTATTTGGTTCAAACCTCGGGGGAGACGTAAGAGCATGCGAACTCTTTGAAAGTGAAGGGTCATGCTATCTTATGGAACaattattcaaaaaattaagccaagataaaaaagaaacaaatTTCAATTGTGTATGGCTTTCTTATAAACATGAGCTGAAAAGttataatgatgaaaagGAACCCAAAACAATTAATGATAACATTGGAACATTcgaaaataaaaataaaaataaatatatatatatgaataatgtAGAAAATCTACATACAAATCATCATTTAGAAAATCCATATCATGAAGATATAAAACATAACAAACACAATCATTTTAATTATCATGTTCTAAGTTCATCTGTACCTAGACAAATTGTTAAGAATGAAAAGTTCTTGTCCTTGTTACAATTAAATTTGAAGggcaaaaaaaaagaaaaaaataataaaaaaaaaaaaaatgatgaagatgaagaagatgatgatgatatgGACGATGCAGACGATGATTTAGATATAGAAGCAAAAAATAACGAATTTAATGATGAAGAAGGAGCAGAAAATAGTaaagatttaaaaaataataatattgatgaaaatgaagaagatgctagtgatgatgaagattatctttttaataatgaactaaaaaataaaaaaataaacaacaataataataataataagaagaagaataaacaaaatacgcacaaaaaaaataataaaataaaaaatgaatttcatgatgataataatgaacTTTCAGAAGAAAATCTAataaatgatgatgaaaaaaaaaataaaaaaattaaaaataaggatataaatgaaactgataatatttctgaaaataatgaaatagAAATATCATCAACAGATTTAACAGAACAGTATgaagataaatataactatgataaaaaaaataatataaacacaaataataattttaataatataaatacatttgGTATTAATAAGGATATcttacataataataaacatattaatCATTCTTCACATATAcataatgaagaaaaagatatattaaaacataatTTCTATGGAAGAGACAAAAATGGTACTTATGAAATAATTAAAGTTGAAACACATATATGTGCAAATTTAAACGAAAAACCAAACCCATCAACTTTATTAGAAGGTGCTTTAATAGCTGAAAATGAAGCAGAGTTACAAaaacttaaaaaaaaatataaagtCACTGACAATGAAATATGTGCTAGACCTACAAATTCATCATATGTTTCTCTTATCCctgataaaaaatattatttactTGGTGAAAAAATAGAATTTAAATGTCAAGAAGGGTATAAAATAATAGGTACAACAAATATTGGTGTATGTACAGgtagaaatattatatcacCAAATATAACTTGTGAATCCTTAACAAATTTTGATGATATAGAAAAGGATAATATACagaaaatgaataatattattaattcGGCATCAAAATATACCCtctataatattattataatagtctttataattattaatcTTTTTTTCTGCACATAA